One stretch of Miscanthus floridulus cultivar M001 chromosome 18, ASM1932011v1, whole genome shotgun sequence DNA includes these proteins:
- the LOC136522904 gene encoding probable receptor-like protein kinase At2g21480 — MTRRGTLPPALLLLLLAAALVATTTTVSGQGRPVTDSGAETPPTPSSFTPKDSFLIDCGGTAPVTADGKSYKTDAQANHLLSANDAIRVAAADKADVPSPLYATARVFKEEAVYSFPLTVPGWHFIRIYLFPIKGGDVDLASATFSVVTDDNVLLHSFTPENKPVMKEYVINATENHLALKFQPLKGSAAFVNAIEVVNAPDELITDSALAVAPLGEISGLVHDAYQVLYRINVGGPAIGPANDTLGRRWETDAAYVQTKEAVKDVSVPTSTIKFPDGTSRLVAPTLVYASAAKMADADVGSPNFNLTWKVDVDPSFSYLVRLFFADIVSKATNDLYFDVYISGRKAVSGLDLSTVTGGELAAPYYKDFVVNSSSLEGADGKGKLSVQVGPMGQDTGRIDALLNGMEVLKMSNSVGSLDGEFGVDGRKADDGSGGRKAVAAVGFAMMFGAFAGLGAMVVKWYKRPQDWERRESFSSWLLPIHTGQSFTASGKGGYGSHKSGNTFSSTMGLGRFFSFAEIQAATGNWDEKNIIGVGGFGNVYVGEIDDGTKVAVKRGSAESEQGINEFNTEIQMLSKLRHRHLVSLIGYCDENQEMILVYEYMHNGVFRDHIYGNEGVTPLPWKQRLEICIGAARGLHYLHTGTAQGIIHRDVKTTNILLDDNFVAKVSDFGLSKDGPGMNQLHVSTAVKGSFGYLDPEYFRCQQLTDKSDVYSFGVVLLEALCARPPIDPQLPREQVSLAEWGMQWKRKGLIEKIMDPKLAGTVNPESLAKFAETAEKCLAEFGSDRISMGDVLWNLEYALQLQDANPPEGAQQDGEDGAAAEGGGGGAVVPAASASGGGVPDSSTTAAGELFQQLADMKGR, encoded by the coding sequence ATGACGCGCCGCGGGACGCTCCCGCCGGCGCTGCTTCTGCTGCTGCTAGCCGCGGCGCTGGTGGCGACAACAACCACTGTGTCCGGGCAGGGCCGGCCCGTGACCGACAGCGGCGCGGAGACGCCTCCCACGCCGTCCAGCTTCACGCCCAAGGACAGCTTCCTGATCGACTGCGGCGGGACGGCGCCCGTGACCGCCGACGGCAAGTCGTACAAGACGGACGCGCAGGCCAACCACCTGCTCTCCGCCAACGACGCCatccgcgtcgccgccgccgacaAGGCCGACGTGCCGTCGCCGCTGTACGCCACCGCGCGGGTCTTCAAGGAGGAGGCCGTCTACAGCTTCCCGCTCACCGTGCCGGGGTGGCACTTCATCCGCATCTACCTCTTCCCGATCAAGGGCGGCGACGTGGACCTCGCGTCGGCCACCTTCAGCGTCGTCACCGACGACAACGTCCTGCTGCACAGCTTCACCCCGGAGAACAAGCCGGTGATGAAGGAGTACGTGATCAACGCCACCGAGAACCACCTCGCGCTCAAGTTCCAGCCGCTCAAGGGCTCCGCCGCCTTCGTGAACGCCATCGAGGTGGTGAACGCGCCCGACGAGCTCATCACTGACTCGGCGCTGGCCGTCGCGCCGCTGGGCGAGATCAGCGGCCTCGTACACGACGCGTACCAGGTCCTGTACCGGATCAACGTCGGCGGCCCCGCCATCGGCCCCGCCAACGACACGCTGGGCCGGCGGTGGGAGACCGACGCGGCGTACGTACAGACCAAGGAGGCGGTGAAGGACGTGTCGGTGCCCACCAGCACCATCAAGTTCCCCGACGGGACGTCCCGGCTGGTGGCACCGACGCTGGTGTACGCGAGCGCCGCCAAGATGGCGGACGCCGACGTGGGGAGCCCCAACTTCAACCTGACGTGGAAGGTGGACGTGGACCCGTCCTTCAGCTACCTGGTCCGCCTCTTCTTCGCCGACATCGTGAGCAAGGCCACCAACGACCTCTACTTCGACGTGTACATCAGCGGGCGCAAGGCCGTGTCCGGGCTGGACCTGTCCACGGTGACCGGCGGCGAGCTGGCGGCGCCCTACTACAAGGACTTCGTGGTGAACTCGTCGTCGCTGGAGGGCGCGGACGGCAAGGGGAAGCTGAGCGTCCAGGTCGGGCCCATGGGGCAGGACACGGGGCGGATCGACGCGCTGCTCAACGGCATGGAGGTGCTCAAGATGAGCAACTCCGTGGGCAGCCTGGACGGCGAGTTCGGCGTGGACGGGCGGAAGGCCGACGACGGGAGCGGCGGGCGCAAGGCGGTGGCGGCCGTCGGGTTCGCCATGATGTTCGGCGCGTTCGCGGGGCTGGGCGCCATGGTGGTGAAGTGGTACAAGCGGCCGCAGGACTGGGAGCGGCGGGAGAGCTTCTCGTCGTGGCTGCTCCCCATCCACACGGGCCAGTCCTTCACCGCCAGCGGCAAGGGCGGGTACGGGTCCCACAAGAGCGGCAACACCTTCTCCTCCACCATGGGCCTGGGGCGGTTCTTCTCGTTCGCCGAGATCCAGGCCGCCACCGGGAACTGGGACGAGAAGAACATCATCGGCGTGGGCGGGTTCGGCAACGTGTACGTCGGCGAGATCGACGACGGCACCAAGGTGGCGGTGAAGCGCGGGAGCGCCGAGTCGGAGCAGGGCATCAACGAGTTCAACACGGAGATCCAGATGCTGTCCAAGCTGCGGCACCGCCACCTGGTGTCCCTCATCGGCTACTGCGACGAGAACCAGGAGATGATCCTGGTGTACGAGTACATGCACAACGGCGTGTTCCGGGACCACATCTACGGCAACGAAGGGGTGACGCCGCTGCCGTGGAAGCAGCGGCTGGAGATCTGCATCGGCGCCGCCAGGGGCCTGCACTACCTGCACACGGGCACGGCGCAGGGGATCATCCACCGCGACGTCAAGACCACCAACATCCTGCTGGACGACAACTTCGTGGCCAAGGTGTCGGACTTCGGGCTGTCCAAGGACGGGCCCGGCATGAACCAGCTCCACGTCAGCACCGCCGTAAAGGGCAGCTTCGGGTACCTGGACCCGGAGTACTTCCGGTGCCAGCAGCTGACGGACAAGTCGGACGTCTACTCCTTCGGCGTGGTGCTGCTGGAGGCGCTGTGCGCGCGGCCGCCCATCGACCCGCAGCTGCCCCGGGAGCAGGTCAGCCTGGCGGAGTGGGGCATGCAGTGGAAGCGCAAGGGCCTCATCGAGAAGATCATGGACCCCAAGCTCGCCGGCACCGTCAACCCGGAGTCGCTCGCCAAGTTCGCCGAGACCGCCGAGAAGTGCCTCGCCGAGTTCGGCAGCGACCGCATCTCCATGGGCGACGTGCTGTGGAACCTCGAGTAcgcgctgcagctgcaggacgccaACCCGCCCGAGGGCGCGCAGCAGGACGGGGAGGACGGCGCCGCGGccgagggcggcggcggaggcgccgTCGTCCCCGCGGCCAGCGCCTCGGGCGGCGGCGTGCCCGACtcgtccaccaccgccgccggggAGCTCTTCCAGCAGCTCGCCGACATGAAGGGGAGGTGA